A part of Ptychodera flava strain L36383 chromosome 11, AS_Pfla_20210202, whole genome shotgun sequence genomic DNA contains:
- the LOC139143137 gene encoding uncharacterized protein gives MLTLCVVVSVLVIVVFLQLLIKFIKSRLKRKDQRDIEVSHETGTRCVSTNGMKITNNVTVNNGHAPKMEDETHRGSSESVALLGNGRVNMEQTDTAHDLVEETPSFSSSPSITHGLPESDTKATGHDKSTDAQTTME, from the exons ATGCTGACGCTGTGTGTGGTTGTATCTGTACTAGTAATTGTCGTATTTCTTCAGCTGCTGATCAAGTTTATCAAATCAAGATTAAAGCGAAAAG ATCAAAGAGACATAGAGGTATCCCATGAGACCGGCACAAGATGCGTATCAACTAATGgcatgaaaattacaaacaatgtaaCTGTGAATAATGGAC ATGCACCAAAGATGGAGGACGAAACTCACAGGGGCTCTTCCGAATCCGTTGCATTGCTGGGTAATGGACGTGTGAATATGGAGCAAACAG ATACAGCCCATGATCTTGTAGAGGAAACCCCTTCCTTCTCTAGCTCTCCTAGCATTACACATGGATTACCGGAGTCTGATACAAAGGCCACAGGACACGACAAGTCCACCGATGCACAGACTACTATGGAGTAA